A stretch of the Erpetoichthys calabaricus chromosome 3, fErpCal1.3, whole genome shotgun sequence genome encodes the following:
- the LOC114648828 gene encoding kelch-like protein 10: protein MMEMIITFAYNQTVPVTSENAEQLLVVAHQFNIPGLIRLCSNFLESRLCLRNCIGICKLAYHYCCLELHLKAFRFILHQFEDLVRESEEFLLLSFTELCDIIERDDLNVRNESLVFNAVMKWIYHQPEDRKSLLRKLLLKVRLALRDSENFLENIRSYEHMRNKEYKMSIYIALLQMIYDLGVKESATPHLACSMAHSRLPNSILLAIGGWRGSNPTNAIEAYDARAKVWTEVLHEEDSPRAYHGTVFVKGYVYVIGGCDKVKFYNRVCRYDPVQRVWQEVAPTHSRRCYVSVVVLNDVIYAMGGFDGYTRLKTAEKYNLEKNQWTLLPSMNDRRSDASAATLHRKIYICGGFSGEDYLITAEVFNPKVNQWSLITPMSTPRSGLGVVAYKDEVYAVGGFDGLNRLDTVEAYNPLTGLWRTVSSMSTPRSNFGIETMEDLLYVVGGYDGFTTFATVKYYNKENDKWKDIPNITVDRSALSCCVMSGLPNIQTYAAAREPMKPDSQSAKCKLSPFSNKLIL from the exons ATGATGGAGATGATCATCACATTTGCTTACAACCAGACTGTGCCCGTGACATCTGAAAATGCAGAGCAACTGCTGGTTGTAGCCCACCAGTTTAATATACCTGGCCTGATTCGTCTGTGTAGCAACTTTCTCGAATCTCGGCTCTGCCTAAGAAACTGTATTGGGATCTGCAAGCTTGCATATCACTACTGCTGCCTGGAGTTGCATCTCAAGGCATTCAGGTTCATTCTGCACCAGTTTGAGGATCTGGTGAGGGAGTCTGAGGAGTTCCTGCTGCTAAGCTTCACTGAACTGTGTGACATCATTGAAAGGGATGATCTCAATGTTAGAAATGAAAGCCTGGTCTTCAATGCAGTCATGAAGTGGATCTATCACCAGCCAGAAGACCGTAAAAGCCTTCTCCGCAAGCTTCTTCTCAAG GTACGCCTAGCTTTGAGAGACTCTGAAAATTTTCTGGAGAATATAAGAAGCTATGAGCACATGAGAAATAAGGAATATAAGATGTCTATCTATATAGCATTGCTGCAGATGATTTATGACCTCGGGGTTAAAGAGTCTGCCACCCCACACCTGGCCTGTAGTATGGCTCACTCTCGCCTCCCCAACAGCATTCTGCTCGCGATCGGAGGCTGGAGAGGCAGCAACCCCACTAATGCCATTGAAGCATATGATGCACGGGCAAAAGTCTGGACAGAAGTGTTGCATGAGGAGGACTCCCCCAGGGCCTACCATGGAACTGTCTTTGTAAAAGGATATGTTTACGTAATTGGAGGTTGTGACAAAGTGAAATTCTACAACAGGGTATGCAGGTATGACCCGGTGCAGAGGGTGTGGCAGGAGGTGGCCCCCACGCATTCACGCCGCTGCTATGTAAGCGTAGTTGTTCtcaatgatgtcatctatgcaaTGGGGGGCTTTGATGGTTACACACGCCTGAAAACTGctgaaaaatacaatttagagAAAAACCAATGGACTCTGCTGCCATCCATGAATGATCGGAGAAGTGATGCCAGTGCCGCTACGTTGCATAGAAAG atataCATCTGTGGAGGTTTCAGTGGGGAAGACTACCTCATCACAGCAGAAGTCTTCAATCCCAAAGTGAACCAGTGGTCTTTGATCACTCCAATGTCAACTCCGAGAAGTGGCTTGGGAGTCGTTGCATATAAAGATGAAGTCTATGCG GTAGGTGGCTTTGACGGCTTAAATCGGCTGGACACAGTAGAAGCCTACAACCCACTGACTGGCTTGTGGCGCACAGTTTCCTCCATGAGCACTCCACGCAGCAACTTTGGCATTGAAACAATGGAGGATCTACTCTATGTTGTTGGCGGGTATGATGGCTTCACCACCTTTGCCACTGTGAAGTATTATAATAAGGAGAACGACAAGTGGAAAGAC